In a genomic window of Acidimicrobiales bacterium:
- a CDS encoding polyprenyl synthetase family protein has translation MRPSTLAPADLDAVARAVDERIERLLATEVARWHDVDPDLLAPLHALRDLLLAGGKRLRPAFCRWAFIGAGGKPSDPLVTDAGAALELLHSFAVIHDDVIDASDYRRGRPSVHRAFADRHAQAGWRGERRRFGDGAAILIGDLAFVYADMLLADAPRQAIDVFAEQRLEVSFGQYLDLLGTARGDSSAEQARRICLYKSGKYTVERPLHLGAALAGRLDYLGAYLSAFGLPLGEAFQLRDDLLGAFGEPEVTGKPVGEDLREGKPTALYVLAMARADGAAAQLLADRFGSASLTTDEVAQLQSILVETGARQRVEETIDGLLERALVALDAVPVTEEARARLAELARFVASRDR, from the coding sequence GTGAGGCCCTCGACCCTCGCCCCCGCTGACCTGGACGCAGTTGCGCGCGCCGTCGACGAGCGCATCGAGCGCTTGCTGGCGACGGAGGTGGCCCGCTGGCACGACGTCGATCCCGATCTGCTGGCGCCCCTGCACGCCCTGCGGGACCTGCTGCTCGCCGGGGGCAAGAGGCTGCGGCCCGCCTTCTGCCGCTGGGCGTTCATCGGGGCCGGCGGGAAGCCGTCCGATCCGCTGGTGACCGACGCCGGAGCCGCGCTCGAGCTGCTGCACTCGTTCGCGGTCATCCACGACGACGTGATCGACGCCTCCGACTACCGGCGGGGACGCCCGAGCGTGCACCGCGCCTTCGCCGACCGCCATGCCCAGGCAGGCTGGCGCGGAGAGCGACGGCGCTTCGGCGACGGCGCGGCCATCCTGATCGGCGACCTGGCCTTCGTGTACGCCGACATGCTCCTGGCCGACGCGCCCCGACAGGCGATCGACGTCTTCGCCGAGCAGCGTCTCGAGGTCAGCTTCGGGCAGTACCTCGATCTGCTCGGGACCGCCCGGGGCGACAGCAGTGCCGAGCAGGCCCGGAGGATCTGCCTCTACAAGTCGGGCAAATACACCGTCGAGCGCCCCCTCCACCTCGGCGCCGCGTTGGCCGGGCGCCTCGACTACCTGGGCGCCTACCTCAGCGCGTTCGGCCTGCCGCTCGGCGAGGCCTTCCAGCTGCGCGACGACCTGCTCGGCGCCTTCGGCGAGCCGGAGGTCACGGGAAAGCCCGTCGGCGAGGACCTCCGAGAGGGCAAGCCGACGGCGCTCTACGTGCTCGCCATGGCTCGGGCCGACGGTGCCGCAGCCCAGCTCCTGGCCGACCGGTTCGGCTCGGCCAGCCTGACCACCGACGAGGTGGCCCAGTTGCAGTCGATCCTGGTCGAGACGGGCGCCCGGCAGCGGGTCGAGGAGACGATCGACGGTCTGCTCGAGCGGGCGCTGGTGGCGCTCGACGCCGTGCCCGTCACCGAGGAGGCTCGGGCCCGCCTGGCAGAGCTGGCCCGCTTCGTGGCCAGTCGCGACCGCTGA